The Xiphophorus hellerii strain 12219 chromosome 6, Xiphophorus_hellerii-4.1, whole genome shotgun sequence genomic interval GTGACAGCCTTCGTTCACTTTTGTGAAATGTAACACATATCTGCATGTGACATAAACGAGTCAGGGGAAGTTgagttattttactttaaaagtacaaaaaaataatttaagtttcTGCGTCAGCGCAGCAgggaaatttgacttttttttttcactttttgtttcatttttgttttcagtttctgttgtttacgaacttttaaaaaactaacGTTCCTGAACGCGGTTTTAAGCGTTACCGTCAAATATGTGCATATGTTAGTGTTTATAAGACAACTTTGATTTTGGGCGTTAGAGGAGCCAAATTGACGTTAAATCCAAAGAGGCTGATTTTTCCCCCTCTATTTTCAGTAGCTTTCAAGTACCAATAAATACCACTACATagttaaaaacatgcaaacctGAAAATGTGCCCTTTCATTGTCTGCTAATTATTTGCTAAGACAATCAGACAAAGGaagatatttttataaataaaaaaagctaattaaaaaagGTGAACGTATAAAAAGCACAATTAGACTCCATGTTTTAGTCCTTACCCAACAGTAGATAATGCCAGTTTCTAAAAAGCTACAAGGAGTTCAGTCATGACAACACGGATTGAAGCAGTGAAGAGATGAACATGCAGGACGGTTAGGAACGAGTGAGTTTATGAGTACTGATAGAACGGCTGTTCATCCGGTCTGAAGCCATACGCCGTGGCTGGTCGTCCTGTCAATGAGCCGGCCTGGTCAAAGACATCACTGACGTCTCTGAAGCAGAAAGATAAACAACAAGGAGCTTTAGTTTTCATAAGAAAGAATGATGTGAAATGGGATGAGCAGATGAATGAGCTCGTCCTGTTTATTTAGGTTAAAGTAAATAGATTTCGAAAGAAGCCCAAAATGATtcagttttgaactttaaagcCATTAGGAAACCAGAACCTACTTTTGTAATAATTAGACCCTTGAGCAGAATGATCTTTATTTGGAAAATccaaaaatcaacaaacatgctaacattggcatgtttgttgatttttagaTCGGGGTCCTGCAGTAACACTAGACATACTATGACAAGTTGCTCTGTCGTCCAACCATTAATGATgactaaatgtaaatatattgaCGACCCTCACCCTGAGCCAACTCGTCTATTCGGCAAAAATCGCTCCAAACTCCAATCCAAAGTTGGCAACTCTGAATTTTATCATCGCAGTGGAATACACTGCTCTCCACTCACTGATATGAAACACACCAATAATTAAAACAGGTGACCATGCTCTGCTCTGACGGTTTGTGTTTGTAAGATGGCAGAGAGCGCCCCCTCCTGGTGATTGCCAACTCACACGCCATGGTGCGAGTCTCCATTCTGAGGCTGCAGGTCGCCGAAGAAATCTGGGCTAACTGAGCCGTCTCCTGGAGTTATTCCATCTGAAAAGGTTCGACAGGAACAAAACCGATTCAGTCAAGCTGCAGGTTGTGTCGGCTTACTGCAGAGTATCTTATTCGACACGCATAATTCTCAGGGCGTACCTGCGCTGTAGAACAGATCCGTCCTGTCGTTGTCGTTATCGTAGAGGTACGGTTCGGCCTCGTCGACCTGGCGACTCTCAACCATCTCCAGCCACTGGTTGTTGTGGAAACGAAATTTCTCTGATTGGATCTTATACCCCCACTCCAAGTCATACTCCTggtggaggaagaaaaaatattaaatactaaAGATCAACAAAGcgaatttttattctttatttaaaaatgtacacgTAAATATGGGTCAGATTTCCTAACTAAGATATTTCCCTGAGCCAGACATCGTCTTTGGCCGATAAAAGTCACGCAATACCGCAACACACTCTCTGCAGACTAAACACAGAGGTTTAGTACTTGGATGTgatgctaaaataaatatttgtcagtTAAAAAATGGGTTAAATTTACagttttcaatcatttttacaCGTCAGTGTTGATAAAGACGTGCTGTATGTGTCAAGCTAGCTAGTGTCACTACCCAAGACACAAAACATTGTGGGTTTCCCACATTGTGGGTTTCCCACACCACCAAGTGTTGAGTTCATGATCCTTACTGTTGAAGGAATTTTCGTTGTTTTATAGGATTTTCTGAAGGTTAGCAAATTATATGGATTTCTTTTTGGGAATTTCTACCAAACGGAGACCAGATGTGGCCTGCAGGTCGCCATCTGAAGAGGTCTGACTTACAGCAACGATGTCGAGAGTGTTGTCACACACTTTCCTAATCTCTGCGTTCTTGTCATGCATCAGATCAATCAGGTAAGCTGGAGCCTCTATGGGAAAGgttaaaggaaaacaacaaaggtCTGCatcttctcaaaaaaaaaaaaaacattgtcaaaGCATTTCGGTTTGTTGTCGATAATTATCAATAGGATACGAGTGTCTTTAATGATGACGTCTCGAGTCGCTTGGTGAAACACCATCTGGTAGAAGACGTACACGATCTGACACACAAACTCATCGTCCTCCTGGCGTGCTGCGCAAAAAACACATGATCATAAGAGTCAGTGGCatatttttgtcatgtaaaaaaaacgAACTACAAGAAAAGTAAACCAGAACAACCTAGTTGCACAGGTAAGAACGCTGTACACTTTAACTAGCTGAAAAATATAGATTTCTTGGATTCCTCTCGTCATCAGTTACAGTGAATCTGATTAACATGAAACAAAGTTCAGCCATCCTAATTAGctttttgctttaattaaagCCACAGTTTGCAGAGAAATTACAAAGGATCAAAACGTTCTCATTATTCACAGCCATCATTgtgaagaggagaagaagagaacTAAGTGACATTGCAAAACAAAACGCTGCTCCTCCGAAGAGAATGGTATAAGGTGTAAAAACCTTCGATTGATGATCTTTAACTATTCAGTGTATATTCCGTGAGTATGTATTTACCATTGAGCAGCTCAATAAGGGCAGGGATGATGCCTGATTTGGCCAACATGACAGCGCAGGCGTCATCTATAGAAACCGTTCCGATCATTATGACCACCTCCAGGATGAGGTCGTCCTCTGCCGAACCtgaaacacaaagtaatgtTAGCATGGGAGGTTCTCAACTCAATACAAAATCAATTCATAAagtaaaatggaaacattttatttaaaaatatatatttaattcagtaatttgattttttttttaaaattaactaatGTGTCATGCAGATCGGTACCACGTAAAgagatatttagtttttatgatCCCAAAAATTCAGTTTTGGAGACAATTCTAAAAAAACAGAcggtttttaatgtttaaataatacattatgaCCTGCACTATTATAGGTAACCCTGTTAACTTGACTAGCAGACTGTTCACAAAGAACTACAAAAGGCCATTTTTAAACAAGCTTGTAGTTCGCACAACGTGCGATGTAAGCATTTTAGTAGAAGGTTAGTTGGAAGGAAAACGTGTGCACAAGCAACAGCAACAACTGCAGCCTTCAAAGGATTGTGTTCAAGGGTTGGAAGAAAATTTACAAGCTAGACTGCAGCTTTAGTCAATGCTTTCCTGCAGTTACACATTTCTatcaatagaaataaaaatggctgaGAGCAACTCCTGCATCTATTTAGTACCTGGTTTAAGTTTGTCCTTGAGAAAAGGCACCAAGTTATACTCCTTCAGCACCAACTCCCAGTCGAGGTCAGGGATAGTCAGGTTGGCCAGCGTGCCCAGACACTCCAGCAcccactcctcctcttcctcggtACGGATCTCTGCCGCCAGGTCGCCAACGTAATcctgaaaaaggaaaacatcccAACTCAAGAAGATCCTTAACAAAACGATTTATGCCATCAGCCGTGAGAAGTGGCGGTTTCTTTTCTCACAATGTACACCAAAACTTACAATGAACAGCGGCTTGGTTGGGCCGTCATGCTGGGAGATGTTTCTGATCATCTTCATCAGAAGGCAgtcttttgttttcagagctCTCTTCATTAACATCTTCAGCCCGTTTCCTTCAAAACGCAGAACAAAACTGGTTCGAACGGGCCTCTCCTCCACAAGCCGCCTCTTCAGGTAAAAGACGAAGCGCTCCTGCTAAACGTGACTTACCTTCGCACATGAGCTGTGCGTTCCTTTTGTTGGCAGCCAagttgatgcagatggagatGAGCTCCGCCTCTATTTCCTCTCCGCCGTGGTCGTACAGCATCTGCATCAGCTACATCCGGACACAGAAGTTGAGCTCATTCATTGGAGAGAGAGTCCGTCACTTTAAAGGTAAACAGAGGCCACTGTACCTGAGGAATGCAGTCGGTGTAAACAAACATGCCTTTGAAGCGGTCGTCCATGCTGACGTGGTACAGGACGCGCATCACCACCTGCCGATTGCTCTCATCACCTGCGTGACGAAGGAACACGGTTTGGACTCTGAACGCAGCTCACAGTACTGCGGACGGCTGCAACAGAGTCGGTCGTTACCCAACAGCGACGTCAGTTTAGGCAAGAGCCCGACTTCCACCATCTTGGCTCTGAGTCCCGAGTCAAAAGAGAGGTTGAGCAGCAAGCGGAGAGTCAGGTTTAGCAAATCCTCGTGCTCACAGGGAACCAGACGCGCCAGGCGCTCCACAGTGTCGAGCTCAGCCTGCAAGAATAAACGCAAGCAGTTTAGTGCTATTGTATTCAAATCctgcagatttgttttaaaaagtatggtgcaaaaatgatcaaaaatatatAGGAGTATAAAggcaaaacaatcacaaaaactcATTTCAACAGGGCACCATTGGAAAATTCACGTTGAAGTGCGACGCGCAAACTGCAATGTGTAATCTTCATAAACCGACAAAGCAGTAGGGGTGAGCAATATGGACTTCAAATGTTattgtgatatttaaaatggtATGGTTGTGACAGAATGACAGCATTCATAgtgccacaaacacaaatagtgTTCTTGAAACACTCATTTGAAACAGGCAAAACTCTACTTacttaaaggtaattttatttatataacacattttcagcaacaagacagtacaaaatgctttacaggaattaaaaggaaatacaaacaaaataaaccaaaggaaagagcaaaagaagaaaaagctaataatgttgatccaaaataaatgaactatATACTTCTATTCAGGATTactagataagtataagtaagtatcctctggtctaattccttttctgggttgggAGAAAAGGAGTCTAAAattgctaaggtagtttttctgggttccaagttctaatccctgttctgtgttgctaaataagtgtaagtcAGTAAAGTAAGTCAGtaaagtaagtaagtaagtcagtcagtcagtcagtcagtcagtcagtcagtcagtcagtcagtcagtcagtcagtcagtcagtaaGTAAGTAggtattctctggactttctaagtgtgttctaaattaaattaaagaggTGTGATTagtatcactaaactgcattcaaatgtgttttggaatttactgatattttttgATGCTCTTGTGGAACAAATAGttgagaaaatagtaaaaaaaacaaaaaaacattttgaataatattgtcagttttgtttttttttatttgacattattaACTGAAACTtaagacaacaataaatcaaaatttacaTCCAGATAAGAAATTCTTAACCATAAACGACACAATAAATGTTCGTGCCTAAGTTTAAGGATGCAAATCTGCATCGCTTCATGAACAGGACGGATCTATTCTACAGTGCAGGCCCGGGCTCACCATGTCATTCTTGTTCTCCAGGAAGATGGACAGCTTTTTCAGAAACGAAACCACCAGCACCAACAGCTCCTCGTCGTCGCGCTCGAGAACTCGAACCAGCAGCCCCACGATGTTTTTATTCCTCATCTTCAGCTCCGTCCTTGTGTCTTCAGCGAGATTCAGCAGGAGGTAGAGAGATACTGGCAGGcggagagaaagaagaaaatgagcaAGGGAAAAAAAGGGCAAACTGGCCAAATGCTAATGAATGAGATAGCTTCcttttgtattaattttaaGCTATTCATACCGTGAACCTTTCCATagtttgtcactttaaaaggATGAATTCTTGTGTATTTAATAGAAATTTCATGTGgcagatcaacacaaagcagagcatACTTGCAAAGGGAATGTGAAATActggttttcaaactttttacaaacaaaaatgttacaaaagaGGCGTCCATTTCCTGCAATTGCAGCTGGAAGTCTTTTGAGGCGAGTCTCTGCCAAGTTTGCTAATGtaaattctgaatttttctgctcattctttttgttgttatgtattaaaaaatatatatcttttttttattattattacttgcAGTTATTCTCAAActtgtgttgctctgtcacataaaatcgtaaacaaatgcattgaagtttgtggctggaacaaagcaaaatgtgaaaaagcaaaaacaaaacaaaaaaaactataaaaactttTGATGTGAGAAGTGTGTACATCAACACACTTCTCACatcaaaagtaaagaaaacggtgatcttaattattttatttcacctcTGAGAAGCTGCTCCTGCTTAGCCAGAAGGCCTTGGTATTTCCTCAGAGCTTTGTCCTGGTCTCTTTTTAGAGAGCCATTTTCTGGTGCTGACTCACGTAAAAAAGCCACATTAAGGAAAAAAGTGTCATGCAAGCCATACAGGCTACACAAGAGAGGAGACAGACAGCTCAAACTGTAAAGGTAAATGATAGGGTTTGCAAAAAACGAAAAAGGATATAAGCCTTGCTTTTCTTGCGCAGCTCCTCGCGCCACACGTCGTACCTCTTCAGCTCATGTTCCACCACGCTCATACACAACGCCCCGATTTTATAGTGACTCACCACGGCATGAAACTGAGAGAAACTGCAGCACAAGATGCAATGAGGTCAAACAGTGATGTCGGACATACTCAAGGAAAATGTCTAAGCTTGCGTTAGGGTTACCtggagaagcagaagaagatgtaAATGATGATGGTTGCCAAGTCGACACTCTGCTTCCAGTCCTCCCTCAGAACTCGGGCCAGAGCACCCAGAGCAGCTTCTGTGGCGACACAAGGCCATGTTCATGCTAATCAACCTCATGTTTTctaccacaaaaaaaacaaaaaaggggcAGCACCTGCAGCACAATTATGGAAACTCCCAGTAAgagaaaaactaatattttcaaTTTGGGACTTAACTttagtacatttattcagtttagaaaggaaaatattgtttttaataaaagcatgGGTGTAACAATTATTAGCCTCCTTAATGATTTCTCTAAAATAAACGCAAAAGAAAGATGTTCATAATTTGTTATTAACTTCATCTTTTGATCAGAAtgattagaaatatttaatcagTAATCAACACTTTCCTGTTTTCTTGTGGCATTAATATGACACAACGGCCCATTTCCCCTAGCAACTCAACATGGGAAAGGCAAGAGAAAATATCATTCAAGAAAACGGCAGCTCGAATAAACCAACCCAAATCAACAGGAATTTATAGTAAGTCTGACTCGAACTGTGAGCAAGATGGTATGggaggaaggggaaaaaaaacctaaaaataactGAAGCTAAAGGGGACATCCTCGGGTAACCATGTCTCCATAGCAACGGTTTAGTGGGATGATAATGTACCGTTGTGTAACAGCTCCTCCAGGTTGTCGGGGTTGCGGGCGAGCTGCAAAATCAGAGCAGAGCCTCTGATCTTCTCTGGGATGCCTTCATAGAGCAGCTCAACATACTCTTCTATTCTGGTTATAGTGGCTTCCTCGTTTAACTAgacacaaataataaaagaagcaaaaccGACAGACTTAGAAagttttataacaaaacatttaaaaaaaacttttctagaGCGCAATAGTTTCTAGAAGCACTGCTACATTTagtaaacattaatgttgttatACCTCCATTCCTTCAAACGGCGTCAGGTCTTTGGGCTTCACTGctcttttctctttcctctccACTGATGAGGGGGGAAAATATGTGAGAACGAAACTATATCTAATGACAGTGTCATTCAGTGCAACACTGAAACAGATGCATAAATTAAGAGTAGTAGTGTCCATCTCACCTTTCCCTTCCACTGGGGAGGATTTCCTGTTCTGCAGGTAGTAGAGCAGCTGCTCCACCTGGGGCAAACGGGAGATGGGGATGAGCTTACACTCCTCCACCACTTTCCTGGCCAAAGCTGCCACATCTGTAGTGGGAGAGAGGCTTTTCACACGGATACTGGAGGGGAAAAGAGGAGAAAGTGGAGGTTGGCATAGAAGAGACTGAAGTAAACACTTATGTAAAGAATCTATTGATCTTAGGTTTTTATTGGCCTGCGCtaattttccagttttctttaagCTCGGACCAGctaagttttattttggacCATTTGAATTTTCTTTGGAGGAATTAAAATGGCCAAATGACTGCCGGTATATGTAAAATTCAACAATTAAATGTTGTGTGAAGTGTGAGCAAAAACGAGAAAATGCCCTGCAAGATCCTTGCTGATCATTTTCAATTGAATACATCTCACAACACCAAATAAGACAGCAAAGAGTCATCAATAACGGGCTGTTATTGATGTAAACCAGACGCTCTCTCACATTTTCTGTCCCTCCTTGCGTTCCCCTAGCATTGGACCTCCGTCTTCTCCCAGAATGGACGCTTCCACCTCATAGTGGACCACCAGGGCCTTCTCTGTGGGGTGGACATCCAAACTGCCTGCAGTCACTTTACTGTGGGTGATAATGAACAAACAACTCAGGTTTTAAACACTGTGAAATCAGTTTACAGACGTAAGATATTAAACTCAGAATTAAACAGAACAGTTAGTTTACGTTATGATAAGCTTGCTAGCTGCAAAGAAAGCAACAATGagatttatttataacattttttgtttatttcaggcAACAGAGTTGATGGCTCTGTTGTCGTGCAGCAACAAGATCCAGGGTTTGGATCTGCCATCTTTCTGCAtagtttccatgttttcttcatgCAGCTTCCTCCCAAATCATTACAAATCATTATTGTTAGGTTAGTTGGCCTCTCTAAATTGCCCcaaggtgtgagtgtgtggttGTAGGTTGTGTTTCTCTGTATGTCCCCcaatgaccactggagataTAGTCACCAGTTTGTCTTTGATTCAAAGGATGCTTcaatgaaatattatttcagtacACCTTTATACAACCACGTCAGTCCAGGTCCTTTAATTCATCTGCACAACAGAGTTACTTTTCAGTTAAACAAAATCCAATAAATGCCACTTCATTTACTGTGGGAAAATGTCCCTAATGTTTAATAACGGTCCCACAACATGTTTTCATGTGGAGcgtgaaaacatttcagatttattttagtcTTGCAATTATTACTTTAACAGAAAGATGCACATTTCAAAAAAATactataacacacacacaaaaaaatattcatcttcGTATGATACCAGTAGACACAAAAACTCCCCAAAGTAAGTGGCAAAGTTTGAGTCAGATAAATGAATCCATTCCCTTCGCACTTTAATTAATGATGATGAACTCTATTGAAGATTTTGGATGTGAGCATTAATCACATGACAATCTGCTTCCCTCCTTCTTAAGTGTTTACTTACATCTTTCTTCTATACACGTATCCATAGATggatcatttaatatttaatatcatGTTCTCTAAGAATCTGCCtaaagtaaagttttatttttatccgtCAGCCAAGACCATCTCAGCTCCCACAGGGAGACACACCCAGACAGCAGcaaacaatggatggatggcaaaatgacaaaacattcGAGCTATATATTAACAATTAGCTGGACTCAGTGCATTAATTAATTATGACGTCAGTACACGTAGACACAATTTGTTATTATCTTTTCAGTTAGCcggtttttttttcactgaagcTTTTAGCTAGCTTAGCTCTGACCCAGATTTACTTGACCTGGCATTTCCTCAATTTCAAACCGGtttacaaaatgttattaaaactgCATTGCACGATATCACTGGGTGGTATTTTCAGAAGGCTTTTACAGAGCTGGTTGTTTATATTGTCGAGTATATAAAGCCGATCCTTGAACTAATCTGAACGGAAAAGCTCATGTTTTACATTGGCTGACCAGCAGCGCTAGCATTGGCGAGGTGCTGATGATTGGTAAACGCTGTGGAAACAAAACTCACACTTGGTAAAACATGTTTCAAATACGTCCCTAAAAAGATGGATTGCCGGTGGTATGCCGAATGACAACAATGATTAAATTACAACAGCTATCCGTAAAATGCACGGAAACGTAACCAAGCAGACAACGAAGCAAAactaagggaaaaaaaaaccattcaCTCAAAACCAGCCTACTTCAGGTACACTTAATCGGTAGTTACAGTTGCTATTTCTTCGAAGAAAATAGCTTATTGATCACATTATgttgacatgaaaaaaaaacgaTTAAAATCAGTCAGTTTTGAGTTCTACTGCTACTTACCGTTTGAGGTACCGCGCGTCATCCTGCATTTTCTCCCACTTTACGGTTTTAcgtttttaattattataataGTTTGATCACATCTGATATATTCCCCAATAAATCACGACTTCATCAATCCGACAGCTGCCCACTGATACCGCTGTCAACAGAGAAAATACCTTGGTCTTCTTCTGTTTAAATTTGACGTTGAAGAAACGATACTGCCACCTAGTGCGGAGGAGGCAGCATAGCAGGAGCGCTGAGTAAAGCATAGGAATGAATCAACTCGGTCCTTTATCTTAAAATGCTAACTCGCAGTTAATAAATAGGGTTAAGTGAACGTTTAACGCATTTTCTCgtcttttatcttttatcttcTTGAAAGTGACAAATGTCACAGTTATTTCTTGTTCGAATCTGTAGTCacaactagaaaaaaaattaaaaaattaccaCACAGgcaaaaagaactgaaaatctttttattgtAGTATAATGATAGGAATTTTATATTCCTCACACCCTCAAGTTTACATCTAGCTGCTTCTAAATTCAGTCAGATTTTGCAGGGTGCCGCTGGATATTTACTATTGtgtgtttaatatatttatactttATTCCTCAGCTCTGATTTTCTTCCACTCTACGCTCCTgtattctcctttttttttgtttattctcttTCTCAGGTTTCCGTTCCACCCGCTTTAACaggatttactttttttcccgtCCTTTATTCCACTTCCCCCGCATCATCTTCATCAGCAGCACATGCGCTGAACTCCTTTTCAGGTAGGAGGCCGTATTCATTGAGAAATCCTTCCACATCTGTCGCAAAGAATTCCTCATTGAAGTTTTTGGTGATGGCCAAGAAATTTCCCAGTAATTCACCAGCCTTGTAAACCAGCAGAGTGGGAAGAACCTGGATACACAAACAAGGATATGCAAAGTGGGttaacagatttaaatatttatgatttatcAACGTATCATAGCTTGTTGGTGAGAGAATtgtaattgtaaagtggaaatggatggattattttcaacattttctaccAATAATAACTTGAACGGTATGGcacacatttgtattcaggTCACTTTTAACACGATACTACTACATCCAACCAgttgttttcagatttatcttaataatctcaaaattaatGCAGATATTCTACTAAAGGcctgaaactaaaataaaatgttttggtcaACATACAAAAGCACTATATGTGGTAGACAAACACACACTACACATTACACTGAACACACcatcagcaggaaaacaacccTAAACGTACActaaaaactacaaatgaaTGATTTACATCAAATCATACTGATGCactagaatggcccagtcaaagtcctgaccttACTCCAGTAGATGA includes:
- the LOC116721351 gene encoding kinesin-associated protein 3-like, which encodes MQDDARYLKRKVTAGSLDVHPTEKALVVHYEVEASILGEDGGPMLGERKEGQKIIRVKSLSPTTDVAALARKVVEECKLIPISRLPQVEQLLYYLQNRKSSPVEGKVERKEKRAVKPKDLTPFEGMELNEEATITRIEEYVELLYEGIPEKIRGSALILQLARNPDNLEELLHNEAALGALARVLREDWKQSVDLATIIIYIFFCFSSFSQFHAVVSHYKIGALCMSVVEHELKRYDVWREELRKKSKACESAPENGSLKRDQDKALRKYQGLLAKQEQLLRVSLYLLLNLAEDTRTELKMRNKNIVGLLVRVLERDDEELLVLVVSFLKKLSIFLENKNDMAELDTVERLARLVPCEHEDLLNLTLRLLLNLSFDSGLRAKMVEVGLLPKLTSLLGDESNRQVVMRVLYHVSMDDRFKGMFVYTDCIPQLMQMLYDHGGEEIEAELISICINLAANKRNAQLMCEGNGLKMLMKRALKTKDCLLMKMIRNISQHDGPTKPLFIDYVGDLAAEIRTEEEEEWVLECLGTLANLTIPDLDWELVLKEYNLVPFLKDKLKPGSAEDDLILEVVIMIGTVSIDDACAVMLAKSGIIPALIELLNARQEDDEFVCQIVYVFYQMVFHQATRDVIIKDTQAPAYLIDLMHDKNAEIRKVCDNTLDIVAEYDLEWGYKIQSEKFRFHNNQWLEMVESRQVDEAEPYLYDNDNDRTDLFYSADGITPGDGSVSPDFFGDLQPQNGDSHHGVDVSDVFDQAGSLTGRPATAYGFRPDEQPFYQYS